A section of the Streptomyces sp. V3I8 genome encodes:
- a CDS encoding response regulator transcription factor has product MRIVIAEDDALLREGLALLLRAEGLDVVATVGTADGILDAIGTHEPDVAILDVRMPPTHTDEGIVAAVEARRRRPGLAVLVLSAYVEQSFATELLVGGVTGLGYLLKERVGRVEEFLDALGRVASGGTAIDPEVVAQLFTRSRQDTRLERLSPRERDVLALMAEGLGNGAIAERLVVTEGAVHKHIRSIFAKLDLSPADQVDRRVAAVLRYLDDARRHA; this is encoded by the coding sequence ATGCGGATTGTGATCGCCGAGGACGACGCGCTGCTGCGGGAGGGGCTCGCGCTGCTGCTGCGCGCCGAGGGCCTCGACGTGGTGGCCACGGTCGGCACCGCCGACGGCATCCTCGACGCCATCGGCACCCACGAGCCGGACGTCGCCATCCTCGACGTACGGATGCCGCCGACGCACACCGACGAGGGGATCGTCGCGGCCGTGGAGGCCCGGCGGCGACGGCCCGGCCTGGCGGTCCTCGTGCTCTCGGCGTACGTCGAGCAGTCCTTCGCCACCGAGCTGCTCGTGGGCGGGGTCACCGGGCTCGGCTACCTGCTCAAGGAACGGGTCGGGCGGGTCGAGGAGTTCCTGGACGCGCTGGGCCGCGTGGCGTCCGGTGGGACGGCCATCGACCCGGAGGTCGTCGCGCAGCTCTTCACCCGCAGCCGCCAGGACACCCGCCTGGAACGGCTCAGTCCGCGCGAGCGCGACGTGCTCGCGCTGATGGCGGAGGGACTGGGCAACGGCGCGATCGCGGAACGCCTCGTCGTCACCGAGGGCGCCGTCCACAAGCACATCCGCAGCATCTTCGCCAAGCTCGACCTGTCGCCCGCCGACCAGGTGGACCGGCGGGTCGCGGCGGTCCTGCGCTACCTCGACGACGCACGCCGCCACGCCTGA
- a CDS encoding sensor histidine kinase produces the protein MADGRAVGARVAGGRAGAGRPGIGATVGRAAHAAVAALGELVGGLGTALLALLLLIWTAVTAVTSLLGVGLLMVPAVLRALHALAARERHRLGRRGPEVIGPDPAPTRLRPALVDPTTRRELRWLARHASLGLLLGLGGALLPVLAVRDVAFPLYWRLLPENATSTSLGIGVAQTWPDALAAGLLGLGWTAIILGLTPGMARLQARPGRTLLAAGPDTDLSLRVAELTATRAAALDAHATELRRIERSLHDGTQNRIVTVTVLLGAARRMVARDPAGAEELLERAQSAAEQALSELRSVARGILPPVLADRGLAGALTGLAASCPVPCRIDVQAPERCAASVEATAYFVVAEALTNIAKHSGARQATVTVRSRGGRLRLDITDDGRGGAGDTSRAARSGGEAGGSGLTGIRDRIAAHDGTLELASPPGGPTTLKVELPCGL, from the coding sequence ATGGCCGACGGCCGGGCGGTCGGGGCGCGGGTGGCCGGAGGCCGGGCCGGTGCGGGGCGGCCCGGGATCGGGGCCACCGTCGGGCGGGCCGCCCACGCCGCCGTCGCCGCGCTCGGCGAACTCGTCGGCGGCCTCGGCACCGCGCTGCTGGCGCTGCTCCTCCTGATCTGGACCGCCGTGACCGCCGTGACGTCCCTGCTGGGCGTCGGACTGCTCATGGTCCCGGCCGTCCTGCGCGCCCTGCACGCGCTCGCCGCACGCGAACGCCACCGGCTCGGCCGGCGCGGCCCCGAGGTCATCGGCCCGGACCCCGCGCCGACCCGCCTCAGGCCCGCCCTCGTCGACCCGACGACGCGGCGCGAACTGCGCTGGCTGGCCCGGCACGCCTCGCTGGGCCTGCTCCTCGGCCTCGGCGGCGCGCTGCTCCCGGTACTGGCCGTGCGCGACGTCGCGTTCCCGCTGTACTGGCGCCTGCTGCCGGAGAACGCGACCAGCACGTCCCTGGGCATCGGGGTCGCGCAGACCTGGCCCGACGCGCTCGCCGCCGGCCTGCTCGGGCTCGGCTGGACCGCCATCATCCTGGGCCTCACCCCCGGCATGGCACGGCTCCAGGCACGGCCGGGACGCACCCTCCTCGCGGCCGGGCCCGACACCGACCTGTCCCTGCGCGTCGCGGAACTCACCGCCACCCGGGCGGCCGCCCTGGACGCCCACGCCACCGAACTGCGCCGCATCGAGCGCTCGTTGCACGACGGCACCCAGAACCGGATCGTCACCGTCACCGTGCTGCTGGGCGCCGCGCGCCGCATGGTGGCCCGCGACCCCGCGGGCGCCGAGGAACTCCTCGAACGGGCCCAGAGCGCCGCCGAGCAGGCCCTGTCCGAGCTGCGCTCGGTCGCCCGGGGCATCCTGCCGCCCGTCCTGGCCGACCGGGGGCTCGCCGGCGCGCTCACCGGGCTCGCCGCGAGCTGCCCGGTGCCCTGCCGGATCGACGTCCAGGCGCCCGAGCGGTGCGCGGCGTCCGTGGAGGCGACCGCCTACTTCGTGGTGGCCGAGGCGCTGACGAACATCGCCAAGCACAGCGGGGCGCGGCAGGCCACGGTCACGGTCCGCAGCCGCGGCGGCCGGCTCCGGCTGGACATCACCGACGACGGCCGGGGCGGCGCCGGGGACACCTCCCGGGCCGCCCGCTCCGGGGGAGAGGCCGGCGGCTCCGGGCTCACCGGCATCCGCGACCGGATCGCGGCCCACGACGGCACCCTCGAACTGGCCAGCCCGCCCGGCGGCCCGACGACTCTCAAGGTGGAACTGCCATGCGGATTGTGA
- a CDS encoding ABC transporter ATP-binding protein — MSGILAGAGHPVAARTTPAITLTGVGKTYAGGVRALDDVSLTVARGTFLAVMGPSGSGKSTLMHCAAGLDSPTTGSIRIGDREIAGLNETRRTELRREHIGFVFQSYNLVPALSVADNITLPLRLAGRAPDREWLRTLVERVGLADRLTHRPAELSGGQQQRAAIVRALVAKPAVVFADEPTGALDLRSAHEVLGLLRELVDTLRQTVVMVTHDPAAAAQAHRALVMADGRVVDTLDRPTAPELADRLVKLGEV; from the coding sequence ATGAGCGGGATCCTCGCGGGAGCCGGCCACCCGGTGGCGGCGCGGACCACCCCCGCCATCACCCTGACCGGTGTCGGCAAGACGTACGCGGGAGGCGTCCGCGCCCTCGACGACGTGTCGCTGACCGTGGCGCGCGGCACGTTCCTCGCCGTGATGGGGCCCTCCGGGTCCGGCAAGAGCACGCTGATGCACTGCGCCGCCGGTCTCGACTCCCCCACCACGGGCAGCATCCGCATCGGCGACCGCGAGATCGCGGGCCTGAACGAGACCCGCCGTACCGAACTGCGCCGCGAGCACATCGGTTTCGTCTTCCAGTCCTACAACCTGGTCCCCGCCCTCAGCGTCGCCGACAACATCACCCTGCCGCTGCGGCTCGCGGGGCGGGCCCCCGACCGGGAGTGGCTGCGGACGCTGGTGGAGCGGGTCGGTCTCGCCGACCGGCTCACCCACCGGCCCGCCGAGCTCTCCGGCGGCCAGCAGCAACGGGCGGCGATCGTACGGGCGCTGGTGGCGAAGCCCGCCGTCGTGTTCGCCGACGAGCCGACCGGCGCCCTGGACCTGCGCAGCGCCCACGAGGTGCTGGGCCTGCTGCGCGAACTCGTCGACACACTGCGTCAGACGGTGGTGATGGTCACCCACGACCCGGCCGCCGCCGCCCAGGCGCACCGCGCGCTGGTGATGGCCGACGGCCGGGTGGTCGACACCCTGGACCGGCCCACCGCCCCCGAACTGGCCGACCGCCTCGTCAAGCTGGGAGAGGTCTAG
- a CDS encoding FtsX-like permease family protein: MLHLAVRMAGHRITALLAVAFAVLGGAALITGTGILAESGLRSQLPAGRLAGADVVVSADQSLHPAGDLPIALPERGTVPAALVGRLAALPGVTAAAGDVGFPAAVLDADGRVVPAGEPRTAGHGWSSTKLLGDPRTDGSAPARAGEVALDSATAKAAGVGAGDRVEVVAAGRPAAAYRVTAVVDAPDAGVLFADPTALRLSGRAAGGDAAGPRAGTVDLVGLRTEPGAASSVAAAARDLVKDAGGDEGTGRGGDTDEGEGAGSRGDLIVSTGADRGDIASPGAGASRSLLVLLAGSLAGIIVLIIGFVMASALAVSIGGQRRDLALMRAVGATPRQIRRLAAGQASLIAAVAAVPGIGLGYLLAGQFRRMLVDREVIPESLPLTYGPLPALATVLLLGAGVQVSARGAAWRTSRMPATEAVAESRSEPRTPSKVRARAGLLLIAGAMALSAVPLLSRTVLGAAATSMAGIIGAIGLALAGPALVRALGDTAARRLRPGVTAPTWLAVSNIRGYALRLSGVVSALAMAVVFVLTYTFAQTTVMSATAQDTRTGTLAQQRLSAPGLGGVPAGTLADVTRADGVRAAAPVSDTTVVWTYEMFGEPEVESSSAMILTPAAPDVLDLGVRDGSLAGLTGDTVAVGSDVARSRDAGVGRRITLVLGDGSTVHAKVVAVYDRGLGFGPVVLSHDLAAGHTTAGLDRSVLVRTDGTAAAGRALASLAGSRPGLVLEPTDTGAGDGLDGAPATVWINLAVIVVLLGYLLLSIANKLVATTAQRRNEIATLRLNGTTPRQILAMMRREAAVIGVTALTAGTLLSAIPLALLGIGFLHRPWPAGPVWLLPAVALTVVCTAFVTVELPTRQALRTAPAHALSAHA; the protein is encoded by the coding sequence ATGCTGCATCTCGCGGTCCGTATGGCGGGACACCGCATCACCGCCCTGCTGGCGGTGGCGTTCGCGGTGCTCGGCGGAGCGGCGCTGATCACCGGCACCGGGATCCTGGCCGAGTCGGGCCTGCGCTCCCAGCTGCCGGCCGGACGCCTCGCCGGCGCGGACGTCGTGGTCTCCGCCGACCAGAGCCTCCACCCGGCCGGGGACCTGCCGATCGCCCTCCCGGAGCGCGGCACGGTCCCGGCCGCGCTGGTCGGCCGGCTGGCCGCGCTGCCCGGTGTCACGGCCGCGGCCGGCGACGTCGGTTTCCCGGCCGCCGTGCTCGACGCCGACGGCCGGGTCGTACCGGCCGGGGAGCCCCGGACGGCCGGCCACGGCTGGTCGTCGACGAAGCTGCTCGGCGACCCGCGGACCGACGGCTCCGCGCCGGCCCGCGCCGGCGAGGTGGCGCTCGACAGCGCGACCGCGAAGGCCGCCGGGGTCGGGGCGGGCGACCGGGTCGAGGTCGTCGCGGCCGGGCGGCCCGCCGCCGCGTACCGCGTCACGGCCGTGGTCGACGCCCCGGACGCCGGCGTCCTCTTCGCCGACCCGACGGCCCTGCGGCTGTCCGGCCGCGCGGCCGGGGGCGACGCCGCCGGGCCGCGGGCCGGGACCGTGGACCTGGTCGGCCTGCGCACCGAGCCGGGCGCCGCGTCCTCGGTGGCCGCCGCGGCCCGCGACCTGGTCAAGGACGCGGGCGGGGACGAGGGGACGGGCCGGGGCGGGGACACGGACGAGGGCGAGGGCGCCGGCTCCCGCGGCGATCTCATCGTCTCCACCGGTGCCGACCGCGGTGACATCGCCTCTCCGGGCGCGGGCGCGTCCCGTTCCCTGCTGGTCCTGCTCGCCGGTTCGCTCGCCGGGATCATCGTGCTGATCATCGGGTTCGTGATGGCGAGCGCGCTGGCCGTGTCGATCGGCGGCCAGCGCCGCGACCTGGCCCTGATGCGGGCCGTCGGCGCGACACCCCGGCAGATCAGGCGCCTCGCGGCCGGGCAGGCCTCGCTCATCGCGGCCGTGGCGGCCGTACCCGGCATCGGCCTCGGCTACCTGCTGGCCGGGCAGTTCCGGCGGATGCTGGTGGACCGCGAGGTGATCCCGGAGAGCCTGCCGCTCACCTACGGTCCGCTGCCCGCGCTCGCCACGGTCCTGCTGCTGGGCGCCGGCGTCCAGGTCTCGGCCCGCGGCGCCGCGTGGCGCACCTCGCGCATGCCGGCCACCGAGGCGGTCGCCGAGTCGCGCAGCGAGCCCCGCACCCCGTCGAAGGTCCGGGCCCGCGCCGGGCTGCTGCTGATCGCCGGCGCCATGGCACTGTCGGCGGTGCCGCTGCTGAGCCGTACGGTCCTGGGCGCGGCGGCCACCTCCATGGCCGGCATCATCGGTGCGATCGGCCTGGCGCTGGCGGGCCCCGCCCTGGTCCGGGCCCTCGGCGACACGGCCGCCCGGCGGCTGCGGCCCGGTGTCACGGCGCCCACCTGGCTCGCGGTGTCCAACATCCGCGGGTACGCCCTGCGCCTGTCGGGGGTCGTCAGCGCCCTCGCCATGGCAGTGGTGTTCGTCCTGACCTACACCTTCGCCCAGACGACCGTCATGAGCGCCACCGCGCAGGACACCCGCACCGGCACCCTCGCCCAGCAGCGGCTGAGCGCGCCCGGCCTCGGCGGCGTACCGGCCGGCACCCTGGCCGATGTCACGCGGGCCGACGGCGTACGGGCGGCGGCCCCGGTCAGCGACACCACGGTCGTGTGGACCTACGAGATGTTCGGCGAACCCGAGGTCGAGTCCAGCTCCGCGATGATCCTGACCCCGGCCGCGCCGGACGTCCTGGACCTCGGCGTACGCGACGGCAGTCTGGCCGGGCTCACCGGTGACACGGTCGCCGTCGGCAGTGACGTCGCCCGTTCCCGCGACGCCGGTGTCGGCCGCCGGATCACCCTGGTCCTCGGGGACGGCAGCACGGTCCACGCGAAGGTCGTCGCCGTCTACGACCGCGGCCTCGGCTTCGGCCCGGTCGTCCTCTCCCACGACCTCGCCGCCGGCCACACCACCGCCGGCCTCGACCGGAGCGTCCTCGTACGCACCGACGGCACCGCGGCCGCCGGACGCGCCCTCGCCTCGCTCGCCGGGTCCCGGCCCGGCCTGGTCCTGGAGCCCACCGACACGGGGGCCGGCGACGGTCTGGACGGCGCGCCGGCGACGGTCTGGATCAACCTGGCCGTCATCGTCGTGCTCCTCGGCTACCTGCTGCTCAGCATCGCGAACAAGCTCGTCGCGACCACCGCCCAGCGCCGCAACGAGATCGCCACGCTCCGTCTGAACGGCACGACCCCGCGCCAGATCCTCGCGATGATGCGCCGCGAGGCGGCGGTGATCGGCGTCACCGCGCTCACCGCCGGGACGCTGCTCTCCGCGATCCCGCTCGCGCTGCTCGGCATCGGCTTCCTGCACCGGCCCTGGCCGGCCGGCCCGGTGTGGCTGCTCCCGGCCGTCGCGCTGACGGTGGTCTGCACGGCCTTCGTCACGGTCGAACTCCCCACCAGGCAGGCCCTGCGCACGGCCCCGGCCCACGCGCTGTCGGCCCACGCGTAG
- a CDS encoding FadD3 family acyl-CoA ligase produces the protein MRGDLEWGTIPGLVRAAAERYADVEAVVEGRTRITYAELGARVERAAAACLANGVEAGDRVGVWAPNTLDWIVSSLGAVSAGAVLVPLNTRFKGAEAAYVLSRSRAKLLFVTGTFLGTSYVASLRRACAEGPAGAGPLPGLPHLEQVVVLSDDAPDDGPADASADSRTWKAWTTWKDFLASGDGTGTRQVRARVSALDPAAPCDIVFTSGTTGRPKGAVITHAQTLRAYGVWCELAGLREGDRYLVVNPFFHTFGYKAGVLACLMRGATMIPQPVFDVGTVLANVASERVSVLPGPPTLHQSLLDHPHRDAYDLSALRLVVTGAAVVPLRLVERLRTELGVGTVLTAYGLSEASGIVSMCRRGDEPDVIASTSGRAIPGTEVKVVDGEGTAVAAGVPGEVLVRGFNVMRGYYEDAPATAEAVTADGWLRTGDIGVLDGAGNLRITDRIKDMFVVGGFNAYPAEIEQLLGLHPDVADVAVIGVPDARLGEVGRAYVVRRPDAPLTGDGLIAWARREMANYKVPRTVEFVGELPRNASGKVVKGELRERC, from the coding sequence GTGCGCGGTGACTTGGAGTGGGGCACGATCCCGGGACTCGTACGGGCGGCGGCCGAGCGGTACGCGGACGTGGAGGCGGTCGTCGAGGGCCGCACCCGGATCACGTACGCGGAGCTGGGCGCCCGGGTCGAACGCGCGGCGGCGGCCTGCCTCGCGAACGGCGTGGAAGCGGGCGACCGCGTGGGCGTCTGGGCGCCCAACACCCTCGACTGGATCGTGTCCTCGCTCGGCGCGGTGTCGGCGGGTGCGGTCCTCGTCCCGCTGAACACGCGCTTCAAGGGCGCGGAGGCGGCGTACGTGCTGTCCCGCAGCCGGGCGAAACTGCTGTTCGTCACGGGCACCTTCCTCGGTACGTCGTACGTGGCCTCGCTGCGGCGCGCCTGCGCCGAGGGGCCGGCCGGCGCGGGTCCCCTGCCGGGGCTCCCGCACCTGGAGCAGGTGGTGGTCCTCTCCGACGACGCCCCCGACGACGGTCCCGCCGACGCTTCCGCCGACTCCCGTACCTGGAAAGCCTGGACGACCTGGAAGGACTTCCTGGCGAGCGGGGACGGGACGGGCACGCGGCAGGTGCGGGCGCGGGTCTCGGCACTCGACCCCGCCGCGCCCTGCGACATCGTCTTCACCTCGGGCACGACGGGCCGGCCCAAGGGCGCCGTGATCACCCATGCGCAGACCCTGCGGGCGTACGGCGTGTGGTGCGAACTGGCCGGTCTGCGCGAGGGCGACCGCTACCTCGTCGTGAACCCCTTCTTCCACACCTTCGGCTACAAGGCCGGCGTCCTCGCCTGCCTCATGCGGGGCGCGACGATGATCCCGCAGCCCGTGTTCGACGTCGGCACGGTCCTGGCGAACGTGGCCTCGGAACGCGTCTCGGTGCTCCCGGGCCCGCCCACCCTCCACCAGTCCCTCCTGGACCACCCGCACCGCGACGCCTACGACCTCTCGGCCCTGCGCCTGGTCGTCACCGGCGCCGCGGTCGTACCGCTGCGCCTGGTGGAACGGCTGCGGACGGAACTGGGCGTCGGCACGGTCCTCACCGCCTACGGCCTCTCCGAGGCGAGCGGGATCGTCTCGATGTGCCGCCGGGGCGACGAGCCGGACGTGATCGCGTCCACGTCGGGGCGGGCGATCCCCGGCACCGAGGTGAAGGTGGTGGACGGCGAGGGCACGGCGGTTGCCGCCGGCGTCCCGGGCGAGGTCCTGGTCCGCGGCTTCAACGTCATGCGCGGCTACTACGAGGACGCCCCGGCCACCGCCGAGGCCGTCACGGCGGACGGCTGGCTCCGCACGGGCGACATCGGGGTCCTGGACGGGGCGGGCAACCTGCGGATCACCGACCGCATCAAGGACATGTTCGTCGTCGGCGGCTTCAACGCGTACCCGGCGGAGATAGAGCAACTGCTCGGCCTCCACCCGGACGTCGCGGACGTGGCGGTGATCGGCGTCCCGGACGCGCGGCTCGGCGAGGTGGGCCGGGCCTACGTCGTACGCCGGCCGGACGCGCCCCTCACCGGCGACGGCCTGATCGCCTGGGCCCGCCGCGAGATGGCCAACTACAAGGTGCCCAGAACGGTCGAGTTCGTCGGCGAGCTGCCGCGCAACGCGAGCGGGAAGGTCGTCAAGGGCGAGCTGCGCGAGCGGTGTTGA
- a CDS encoding lipid-transfer protein encodes MAGTGAAGLKDATAVVGIGQTAFAKHLHESERTLACRAVLAALDDAGISPAEVDALASYTMEETDEVEVAKAVGLGDLTFFSKVGFGGGGSCATVAHLAGAVATGQATVGVAWRSRKRGSGPRPWRNTAVQLPTPAQWTRPFGLLRPADEIAMLTRRYLHTYGATRDHLFNVALACRNRANQNPAAMMYERPLTRDMYMTSRWISEPLCLFDNCLETDGALACVVVSAERARDCRHRPVYVHSAAQGLPAQHHGMVNYWNDDPLTGPAWTAARHLWKHADLTPQDVDVAQIYDAFTALVPLSLEGYGFCGRGEGGAFTEGGALETGGRLPLNTGGGGLSEAYVHGFNLITEGVKQLRGTSTAQVPGAATCLVTAGEGVPTSALLLRN; translated from the coding sequence ATGGCAGGCACAGGGGCGGCAGGGCTCAAGGACGCCACCGCCGTCGTCGGGATCGGGCAGACGGCCTTCGCCAAGCACCTCCACGAGAGCGAGCGGACGCTGGCCTGCCGGGCGGTCCTCGCCGCCCTCGACGACGCGGGGATCTCCCCGGCCGAGGTCGACGCGCTCGCCTCCTACACCATGGAGGAGACCGACGAGGTGGAGGTCGCCAAGGCCGTCGGGCTCGGCGACCTCACCTTCTTCTCCAAGGTCGGCTTCGGGGGCGGCGGTTCGTGCGCCACCGTCGCGCACCTGGCGGGCGCGGTGGCCACCGGGCAGGCGACGGTCGGAGTCGCCTGGCGGTCCCGGAAGCGCGGCAGCGGACCACGCCCGTGGCGGAACACGGCGGTCCAGCTCCCCACCCCGGCGCAGTGGACGCGCCCCTTCGGCCTCCTGCGCCCCGCCGACGAGATAGCCATGCTCACCCGCCGCTACCTGCACACGTACGGGGCGACCCGCGACCACCTCTTCAACGTCGCGCTCGCCTGCCGCAACCGGGCCAACCAGAACCCGGCGGCGATGATGTACGAGCGCCCGCTGACCCGGGACATGTACATGACCTCCCGCTGGATCAGTGAGCCGCTCTGCCTCTTCGACAACTGCCTGGAGACGGACGGGGCGCTGGCGTGCGTCGTCGTCTCCGCCGAGCGGGCCCGCGACTGCCGGCACCGGCCCGTGTACGTCCACTCGGCCGCCCAGGGCCTGCCCGCCCAGCACCACGGGATGGTCAACTACTGGAACGACGACCCGCTCACCGGCCCCGCCTGGACGGCGGCCCGCCACCTGTGGAAGCACGCCGACCTCACCCCGCAGGACGTGGACGTCGCGCAGATCTACGACGCGTTCACCGCCCTCGTCCCGCTCTCCCTGGAGGGGTACGGCTTCTGTGGGCGGGGCGAGGGCGGCGCCTTCACGGAAGGGGGCGCCCTGGAGACCGGCGGGCGGCTGCCGCTGAACACGGGCGGCGGGGGGCTCTCGGAGGCGTACGTCCACGGCTTCAACCTCATCACCGAGGGCGTGAAGCAGCTCCGGGGAACCAGCACCGCGCAGGTGCCGGGCGCCGCGACCTGCCTGGTCACGGCGGGCGAAGGCGTCCCGACGTCGGCCCTGCTCCTGCGGAACTGA
- a CDS encoding Zn-ribbon domain-containing OB-fold protein, with product MLTPVVDDDGAPFWEYAARGELRVQACAGAGCGELRFPPRPCCPRCHSFDSEWRAMSGRGRIWSYVVPHPPLLPDYAAQAPYNVVVVELAEAPHIRLVGNVVSGPDAPLDSVPGDRLRIGARVHVVFGEGGAGVRLPRWMLERP from the coding sequence ATGCTCACACCTGTCGTGGACGACGACGGCGCCCCGTTCTGGGAGTACGCCGCCCGGGGCGAACTGCGCGTCCAGGCCTGCGCCGGGGCCGGCTGCGGCGAACTGCGCTTCCCGCCCCGCCCCTGCTGCCCGCGCTGCCACTCCTTCGACAGCGAGTGGCGCGCGATGAGCGGCAGGGGACGCATCTGGTCGTACGTGGTCCCGCACCCCCCGCTCCTGCCGGACTACGCGGCGCAGGCCCCGTACAACGTGGTCGTCGTCGAGCTGGCGGAGGCCCCGCACATCCGGCTGGTGGGGAACGTGGTCAGCGGCCCGGACGCGCCGCTCGACTCGGTCCCGGGGGACCGGCTCCGGATCGGCGCGCGGGTCCACGTGGTCTTCGGGGAGGGCGGGGCCGGGGTCCGGCTGCCGCGCTGGATGCTGGAGCGGCCATGA
- a CDS encoding enoyl-CoA hydratase/isomerase family protein, whose amino-acid sequence MTLRITTDEDTGVAVVTLDRPERLNAIDLPTAARLTATWNGFRHDDSVRAIVLTGAGGRAFSTGLDRDAEVPQPASPYMLDDPLVAVGPKAAGLWKPVIAAVNGMACGGAFYLLGEADFVIADETATFFDPHTTYGMVSAYESVYLAQRTPFGEVARMALMGTAERVSARRAYEVGLVSEVTARGESVEAAVRCATVIASCPPTAVQGTVRALWSAQEATRSAALSQAPHLVALGNLPSPEQAKLFGARHTEFRTR is encoded by the coding sequence ATGACCCTGCGGATCACCACGGACGAGGACACGGGCGTGGCGGTGGTCACGCTGGACCGGCCGGAGCGCCTGAACGCCATCGACCTGCCCACGGCCGCCCGGCTCACGGCCACCTGGAACGGGTTCCGGCACGACGACTCCGTACGCGCGATCGTCCTGACCGGTGCGGGCGGGCGGGCCTTCTCGACGGGGCTCGACCGGGACGCCGAGGTACCGCAGCCCGCCTCGCCCTACATGCTGGACGACCCGCTGGTCGCGGTCGGGCCGAAGGCGGCGGGCCTGTGGAAGCCGGTGATCGCGGCGGTGAACGGCATGGCGTGCGGCGGAGCCTTCTACCTGCTCGGCGAGGCGGACTTCGTGATCGCCGACGAGACGGCCACCTTCTTCGACCCGCACACGACGTACGGCATGGTCAGCGCGTACGAGTCGGTGTACCTGGCGCAGCGGACGCCGTTCGGCGAGGTGGCCCGCATGGCCCTGATGGGCACGGCCGAACGGGTCTCCGCGCGGCGGGCGTACGAGGTGGGGCTGGTGTCGGAGGTGACGGCGCGGGGGGAATCGGTGGAAGCGGCGGTCCGCTGCGCGACGGTCATCGCGTCCTGCCCGCCCACAGCCGTACAGGGCACGGTCCGCGCCCTCTGGTCGGCCCAGGAGGCCACCCGCTCGGCAGCCCTGTCCCAGGCCCCGCACCTCGTCGCACTCGGCAACCTGCCGTCCCCGGAACAGGCGAAACTGTTCGGCGCCCGCCACACGGAGTTCCGGACCCGCTGA
- a CDS encoding DUF6879 family protein, translating to MARRLRFNGTGSGDDGCPSVHEDLDSGELVVHGPPLTDPEDVARLQHLGEGEVPIVVPRELLMDWVPKGPKRRKARFVRLDGLSRLFTQFEHTAWRLEARRRYASDEATETYARFTRGEPVDWDDTDSEWCANRRVQTGLGKRIERVRVVDDPPTTGQLYLLGNARRNTAVGETIMNLRRADADRLNLPVEDFWIFDSRMVALLGFDDADNLVDVELITEPAEVVRYSQVRDAAVHHAVPYEEFVAGLAAEKQ from the coding sequence ATGGCGCGACGACTGCGTTTCAACGGCACCGGATCGGGCGACGACGGATGCCCGTCGGTACATGAAGACCTTGACTCCGGAGAGCTCGTCGTGCACGGTCCGCCGCTCACGGACCCCGAGGATGTCGCCCGACTCCAGCACCTGGGTGAGGGCGAGGTGCCGATCGTCGTGCCGAGGGAGCTCCTGATGGACTGGGTGCCCAAGGGGCCGAAACGGCGGAAAGCGAGGTTCGTGCGCCTGGACGGCCTGAGCCGGTTGTTCACACAGTTCGAGCACACGGCCTGGCGGTTGGAGGCGCGTCGGCGTTACGCCTCCGACGAAGCCACGGAGACTTACGCCCGGTTCACCCGCGGCGAGCCTGTCGACTGGGACGACACGGACTCGGAATGGTGTGCCAACCGTCGCGTACAGACCGGACTCGGCAAGCGGATCGAGCGTGTCCGCGTCGTGGACGACCCGCCTACGACAGGGCAGCTGTACCTGCTGGGCAACGCACGGCGCAACACCGCCGTCGGTGAGACGATCATGAACCTCCGACGTGCGGACGCCGATCGCCTGAACCTGCCCGTCGAAGACTTCTGGATCTTCGACTCGCGGATGGTCGCATTGCTCGGCTTCGACGACGCCGACAATCTGGTGGACGTCGAACTCATCACGGAGCCCGCCGAAGTGGTCCGGTACTCCCAGGTGCGGGACGCGGCCGTGCATCATGCCGTTCCGTACGAGGAGTTCGTGGCCGGCCTGGCAGCGGAGAAACAGTAG